In a genomic window of Streptomyces sp. NBC_01231:
- a CDS encoding metal-dependent hydrolase produces the protein MMGPAHSLSGAAAWLGVGAAAAATGHTMPWPVLLAGALICAGAALAPDLDHKAATISRAFGPISRGLCEIVDKLSYAVYKATKKQGDPRRSGGHRTLTHTWLWAAMIGAGASVAAITGGRWAVLALLFVHMVLAIEGLLWRATRGSSADVLVWLLAATSAWILAGVLDKPGNGSDWLFAAPGQEYLWLGLPIVLGALVHDIGDALTVSGCPILWPIPVGRKRWYPIGPPKVMRFRAGSWVELKVLMPAFMLLGGVGCAAALNFI, from the coding sequence GCAGCCGCAGCGACCGGGCACACGATGCCCTGGCCGGTCCTCCTCGCCGGAGCTCTGATCTGCGCCGGAGCCGCGCTCGCCCCGGATCTCGACCACAAGGCCGCCACCATCTCGCGGGCCTTCGGACCCATCTCCCGCGGACTGTGCGAGATCGTCGACAAGCTCTCCTACGCCGTCTACAAAGCCACCAAGAAGCAGGGCGATCCGCGTCGCTCCGGCGGGCACCGGACCCTCACGCACACATGGTTGTGGGCCGCGATGATCGGTGCAGGCGCCTCGGTGGCGGCGATCACCGGTGGTCGCTGGGCCGTGCTGGCGCTCCTGTTCGTGCACATGGTGCTGGCCATCGAAGGTCTGTTGTGGCGGGCGACCCGTGGCTCCAGTGCGGATGTCCTGGTCTGGCTGCTGGCCGCGACCAGCGCGTGGATCCTCGCCGGCGTCCTGGACAAGCCGGGCAACGGCTCGGACTGGCTGTTCGCGGCGCCGGGCCAGGAGTATCTGTGGCTGGGGCTGCCGATCGTGCTGGGCGCGCTCGTGCACGACATCGGGGACGCGCTGACGGTCTCCGGGTGCCCGATCCTGTGGCCGATCCCGGTCGGCCGCAAGCGGTGGTATCCGATCGGTCCGCCGAAGGTCATGCGCTTCCGGGCGGGCAGCTGGGTCGAGCTGAAAGTGCTGATGCCGGCGTTCATGCTGCTCGGCGGAGTGGGCTGCGCGGCGGCGCTCAACTTCATCTGA
- a CDS encoding type B 50S ribosomal protein L31 — protein sequence MQQDKQPDYHPVVFRDRSAGYAFLTRSTATSDRTIAWDDGETYPVVDVEISSESHPFYTGRARTVDSEGRVAQFERRYGGGAGQGSGGT from the coding sequence ATGCAGCAGGACAAGCAGCCCGACTACCACCCGGTCGTCTTCCGCGACCGCTCCGCCGGTTACGCCTTCCTCACCCGGTCCACCGCGACCAGCGACCGGACCATCGCCTGGGACGACGGCGAGACCTACCCGGTCGTGGACGTGGAGATCTCCTCGGAGAGCCACCCCTTCTACACCGGCAGGGCCCGCACGGTGGACTCGGAAGGCCGCGTCGCCCAGTTCGAACGCCGCTACGGCGGCGGGGCGGGCCAGGGATCCGGCGGGACGTGA
- a CDS encoding DUF5709 domain-containing protein: protein MNSADGWGDDVYQPDGSEIQDDAGLLDAEDTLENDGVGDPLDRGWSPPERPWAVEHTGVTAAERHTGETLDQRLAEERPDLLEPDGDGIGDCDGTDGELLDEEVGTARSGRLVAPDEGAHEDEESALVATDVGIDGAAASAEEAAIHIVDEETGSG from the coding sequence GTGAACAGCGCCGACGGATGGGGAGACGACGTCTACCAGCCCGACGGATCCGAGATCCAGGACGACGCGGGGCTGCTCGACGCGGAGGACACCCTGGAGAACGACGGAGTCGGCGATCCCCTCGACCGGGGCTGGTCGCCTCCGGAGCGCCCCTGGGCGGTGGAGCACACCGGTGTGACGGCCGCGGAGCGCCACACGGGCGAGACGCTGGATCAGCGGCTCGCCGAGGAGCGTCCCGACCTGCTCGAGCCCGACGGCGACGGCATCGGTGACTGCGACGGGACCGACGGGGAACTCCTCGACGAGGAGGTCGGGACGGCCCGCTCCGGCCGCCTCGTGGCGCCGGACGAGGGGGCGCACGAGGACGAGGAGAGCGCGCTGGTCGCCACGGACGTGGGTATCGACGGGGCCGCCGCCTCCGCCGAGGAGGCGGCGATACACATCGTCGACGAGGAGACCGGGTCCGGCTGA
- a CDS encoding ABC transporter ATP-binding protein/permease, translating to MIGVAPPAYDPAAPTTANTLPVGASATVRAYVAELFHRHRRAFLLLMTANTVSVVASMAGPWLLGGLVERVSDGARELHLGLTAGLFLCALAVQAVFVREVRLRGAMLGERMLADLREDFLVRSVGLPPGVLERAGTGDLLSRITTDIDRLSNAMREAVPQLAIGVVWVFLLLGGLVITAPPLAAAVLLAVPLLLIGCRWYFKRAGAAYRSEAAGYAAVAAALAETVDAGRTVEAQRLGARRIALSEQRIKEWTAWERYTLWLRSVLFPIVNVTHVMILASVLMVGGVFVLQGWIGVGQLTTGALIAQMLVDPVGLILRWYDELQVAQVSLARLVGVRDIEPDAGDEAVAPQGRDVHADRVHFGYLEGVDVLREVSLDVAPGTRLALVGPSGAGKSTLGRLLAGIYAPRDGRITLGGAELSRMPAERVRSHVALVNQEHHVFVGSLRDNLLLARTTAADAELWAALGAVDADGWARALDDGLDTEVGSGGLALTPAQAQQIALARLVLADPHTLVLDEATSLLDPRAARHLERSLARVLDGRTVVAIAHRLHTAHDADVIVVVERGRISELGSHDELVAADGAYAALWRSWHG from the coding sequence ATGATCGGCGTGGCGCCCCCGGCGTACGACCCGGCGGCCCCGACGACGGCGAACACCCTGCCCGTCGGCGCCTCCGCGACCGTCCGCGCCTACGTGGCCGAACTGTTCCACCGGCACCGCCGTGCCTTCCTGCTCCTCATGACCGCCAACACGGTGTCCGTGGTCGCCTCGATGGCGGGCCCGTGGCTGCTGGGCGGACTCGTGGAGCGGGTGTCGGACGGGGCCCGCGAGCTCCACCTGGGGCTGACGGCCGGACTGTTCCTGTGCGCGCTGGCCGTCCAGGCGGTGTTCGTACGGGAGGTGCGGCTGCGCGGGGCGATGCTCGGCGAGCGGATGCTGGCCGACCTGCGCGAGGACTTCCTGGTCCGGTCCGTCGGACTGCCGCCCGGGGTCCTGGAGCGAGCCGGGACGGGAGATCTGCTGTCCCGGATCACCACCGACATCGACCGGCTGTCCAACGCGATGCGGGAGGCCGTGCCGCAGCTGGCGATCGGCGTGGTGTGGGTGTTCCTGCTGCTGGGCGGGCTGGTGATCACCGCGCCGCCGCTGGCGGCCGCCGTGCTGCTCGCCGTACCGCTGCTGCTGATCGGCTGCCGCTGGTACTTCAAACGGGCCGGAGCGGCCTACCGCTCGGAGGCCGCCGGGTACGCCGCCGTCGCCGCCGCGCTCGCGGAGACCGTGGACGCCGGGCGCACCGTCGAGGCCCAGCGGCTCGGGGCCCGCCGCATCGCGCTGTCGGAGCAGCGGATCAAGGAGTGGACGGCCTGGGAGCGCTACACCCTCTGGCTGCGGTCGGTGCTCTTCCCCATCGTCAACGTCACCCATGTGATGATCCTTGCCTCGGTGCTGATGGTCGGCGGTGTGTTCGTGCTGCAGGGCTGGATCGGCGTCGGGCAGCTGACCACGGGCGCGCTGATCGCACAGATGCTCGTCGACCCGGTCGGGCTGATCCTGCGCTGGTACGACGAGTTGCAGGTGGCCCAGGTGTCGCTGGCCCGGTTGGTCGGTGTCCGGGACATCGAGCCGGACGCCGGTGACGAGGCGGTGGCCCCCCAGGGACGGGACGTGCACGCGGACCGGGTGCACTTCGGCTACCTCGAAGGCGTGGACGTGCTGCGCGAGGTGTCCCTGGACGTCGCCCCCGGCACCAGGCTGGCGCTGGTCGGCCCCTCCGGCGCGGGCAAGTCCACGCTGGGCAGGCTGCTCGCCGGGATCTACGCGCCCCGGGACGGCCGGATCACCCTGGGCGGCGCCGAGCTCTCCCGGATGCCGGCCGAACGGGTCCGCTCGCACGTGGCCCTCGTCAACCAGGAGCACCACGTCTTCGTGGGCTCCCTGCGCGACAACCTGCTCCTCGCCCGGACCACGGCGGCCGACGCCGAGCTGTGGGCGGCGCTGGGAGCGGTGGACGCCGACGGGTGGGCGCGCGCCCTGGACGACGGCCTGGACACCGAGGTCGGCTCGGGCGGGCTGGCGCTCACTCCCGCCCAGGCACAGCAGATCGCCCTGGCCCGGCTGGTGCTGGCCGACCCGCACACGCTGGTCCTGGACGAGGCGACCTCCCTGCTCGATCCGCGAGCGGCCCGCCACCTGGAACGGTCGCTGGCCCGGGTCCTCGACGGCCGCACGGTGGTCGCGATCGCCCACCGGCTGCACACCGCCCACGACGCGGACGTCATCGTCGTCGTGGAGAGGGGCCGGATCAGCGAGCTGGGCAGCCACGACGAGCTGGTCGCGGCTGACGGAGCGTACGCGGCGCTGTGGCGGTCCTGGCACGGGTGA
- a CDS encoding ABC transporter ATP-binding protein/permease, whose product MQIQDLPYPDPGTPDARSGPRFLWWLFRNQLRGQLKSLAWGLLHFGSVCVLPFCVGLAVQAVVDHSGSRLALAGALLAVCCVGNAVGETFLHRSAITNWITAAARVQQLLARKAAMLGSALTRRVAAGEVVAVSTGDVEKIGWFVEAVSRFTAAAVTLVLVCVGLVVYQPALGVVVAVGLPLLALAVLPLLPRATRRADIQREKAGRATELASDTVAGLRVLRGIGGEDLFLDRYRRASQEVRHAAVRSARMWSLISAIQVLLPGLLLIGVVWYGVGLAREGRIDVGELVTVYSSVMLLTYPLRHFEEIAMAYSFSRPSARRAARVLSLERATDTRGSRPAENPSGDLYDPATGLLAPAGRLTAVVCGDPDAAGLLAERLGGHPSDEGVSVLLGGVPLDDLPLDSARTAVLVQDKDPVLLSGSLRELFDVPASGGVGAEEALAAAQCGDVLTALVQGSIDAEDPMDARITERGRSLSGGQRQRLALARSLVTDPEVLVLDEPTSAVDSHTEARIADGLRELRTGRTTVVFTSSPLLLDRADRVVLVHENEVVAVGVHRELVHKEPRYRAVVTRATEEEAARLGQTTTGSERDDVLEAGDVPATEDVASAGRALDAADALDALEEIEETA is encoded by the coding sequence ATGCAGATTCAAGACCTTCCGTACCCCGACCCGGGTACGCCGGACGCGCGTTCGGGTCCCCGATTCCTGTGGTGGCTCTTCCGCAACCAGCTGAGAGGGCAGCTCAAGTCGCTGGCCTGGGGGCTGCTGCACTTCGGGTCCGTCTGCGTACTGCCGTTCTGTGTCGGCCTGGCCGTCCAGGCCGTCGTCGACCACTCCGGTTCCCGGCTCGCCCTCGCCGGTGCCCTGCTCGCGGTGTGCTGCGTCGGCAACGCGGTCGGCGAGACCTTCCTGCACCGCTCGGCGATCACCAACTGGATCACGGCTGCCGCGCGCGTCCAGCAGCTGCTGGCCCGCAAGGCCGCCATGCTGGGCTCGGCGCTGACCCGACGGGTCGCGGCCGGCGAGGTCGTGGCCGTCTCCACGGGCGACGTCGAGAAGATCGGCTGGTTCGTGGAGGCCGTCTCCCGGTTCACCGCGGCGGCGGTCACCCTCGTGCTGGTCTGCGTCGGCCTGGTCGTCTACCAGCCGGCGCTCGGCGTGGTCGTCGCGGTGGGCCTGCCGCTCCTCGCGCTGGCGGTGCTGCCGCTGCTGCCCCGGGCGACCCGGCGTGCCGACATCCAGCGGGAGAAGGCGGGGCGCGCCACCGAACTGGCCTCGGACACCGTGGCCGGTCTGCGCGTCCTGCGCGGCATCGGCGGCGAGGACCTCTTCCTCGACCGCTACCGCCGCGCCTCCCAGGAGGTCCGTCACGCGGCCGTGCGCAGCGCCAGGATGTGGTCGCTGATCTCCGCGATCCAGGTACTGCTGCCCGGACTGCTGCTGATCGGGGTCGTCTGGTACGGCGTCGGCCTGGCTCGGGAGGGCCGGATCGACGTCGGTGAACTGGTCACCGTCTACAGCTCGGTGATGCTCCTCACGTACCCGCTGCGGCACTTCGAAGAGATCGCGATGGCCTACTCCTTCTCCCGCCCGTCGGCCCGGCGTGCCGCGCGCGTGCTGTCGCTGGAGCGCGCCACCGACACCAGGGGCTCGCGCCCCGCCGAGAACCCGTCCGGCGACCTGTACGACCCGGCGACCGGTCTGCTGGCACCTGCCGGCCGACTGACCGCCGTGGTGTGCGGCGACCCGGACGCGGCGGGACTGCTGGCGGAGCGACTGGGCGGCCACCCCTCGGACGAGGGCGTGTCGGTCCTCCTGGGCGGTGTGCCGCTCGACGACCTGCCGCTCGACTCCGCCCGCACGGCCGTCCTGGTCCAGGACAAGGATCCGGTCCTGCTGTCCGGCTCCCTGCGTGAGCTGTTCGACGTGCCCGCCTCGGGCGGCGTCGGCGCCGAGGAGGCGCTGGCGGCCGCACAGTGCGGGGACGTCCTGACCGCCCTCGTGCAGGGGTCGATCGACGCCGAGGACCCGATGGACGCCCGGATCACCGAACGCGGTCGGTCCCTGTCCGGCGGCCAGCGCCAGCGGCTCGCGCTGGCCCGGTCGCTGGTGACGGACCCGGAGGTGCTCGTCCTGGACGAGCCGACCTCCGCCGTCGACTCGCACACGGAGGCACGGATCGCGGACGGGCTGCGGGAGCTGCGCACCGGGCGGACGACCGTCGTGTTCACCTCCTCCCCGCTGCTCCTGGACCGGGCCGACCGGGTCGTGCTCGTGCACGAGAACGAGGTCGTGGCGGTCGGGGTGCACCGCGAGCTGGTGCACAAGGAGCCCCGGTACCGGGCCGTGGTGACCCGCGCGACCGAGGAGGAGGCCGCCCGGCTGGGGCAGACGACAACCGGGTCGGAACGGGACGACGTGCTGGAAGCGGGCGATGTGCCTGCCACCGAGGACGTGGCGTCCGCGGGCCGCGCACTGGACGCCGCCGACGCACTGGACGCACTGGAAGAGATCGAGGAGACAGCATGA
- a CDS encoding peptide-N4-asparagine amidase A has product MKRRITMSMLAGAALLASTLLGTSPAQAAAVQAAPALTQVAPAPAEFGTDWHDPVTAAPPVEKPAGKSCQVTLAEAQFRDFTPYKGSYTPPDGCGARWSKVVLRLDGKVKGRQFDRLGYVHVGGVEILRTSTPQPSPDGIEWSVEKDVTRYSDTFRGSQDVEMLIGNVVDDTYTGVIDVKVTLTFYAGRSQAPAPDRVLTLKDDTLTTPRNSERIVAEVYATGSGGGCEEYWYLTVPASAPYSCQAAGGPYREVQLKVDGRLAGIAAPFPTVWTGGWSNPFLWYVVPGPRALDIKPIEYDLTPFAGILNDGRPHRVEVSVVGVPEGRSGWSTPVNVLVHQDAKSTHVGGKLTVHKSADLVNSSTYTPGSDHRVATEGGHRLTAAGYVDTSHGRVTTTVRRALANTSTHRWTDGETVDSLDATWADDESVTVDGRGPARTTHTRRTYTMDGTTTLGAADRLRTVLTLGDRAAVTEAREGRRTAWTRFDDTYKGDATYTANVPRDQRHAVGTTSERYRIHGPARCYDRSLTTVQGVLIGNHRGC; this is encoded by the coding sequence ATGAAGAGACGGATCACCATGTCCATGCTCGCCGGAGCGGCCCTCCTGGCGAGCACCCTCCTCGGGACGAGCCCGGCCCAGGCGGCTGCGGTTCAGGCGGCCCCGGCCCTGACGCAAGTGGCTCCGGCCCCGGCCGAGTTCGGGACCGACTGGCACGACCCGGTCACCGCGGCACCGCCCGTCGAGAAGCCCGCCGGAAAGTCCTGCCAGGTCACGCTCGCCGAGGCGCAGTTCCGTGACTTCACGCCGTACAAGGGCTCCTACACGCCCCCCGACGGCTGCGGCGCGCGCTGGAGCAAGGTGGTGCTGCGGCTGGACGGCAAGGTCAAGGGACGGCAGTTCGACCGGCTCGGCTACGTCCATGTCGGCGGCGTCGAGATCCTCCGTACGTCGACGCCCCAGCCCTCGCCCGACGGCATCGAGTGGTCCGTCGAGAAGGACGTCACGCGCTACAGCGACACCTTCCGCGGTAGCCAGGACGTCGAGATGCTGATCGGGAACGTCGTCGACGACACCTACACCGGTGTCATCGACGTGAAGGTCACGCTCACCTTCTACGCGGGAAGGTCGCAGGCCCCGGCCCCGGACCGCGTGCTGACCCTCAAGGACGACACGCTCACCACCCCGCGCAACAGCGAACGCATCGTCGCCGAGGTGTACGCCACCGGTTCCGGCGGCGGCTGTGAGGAGTACTGGTACCTGACGGTGCCCGCCTCGGCCCCGTACTCCTGCCAGGCCGCCGGCGGCCCCTACCGTGAGGTCCAGCTCAAGGTCGACGGTCGCCTCGCCGGGATCGCCGCGCCGTTCCCGACCGTGTGGACCGGCGGCTGGTCCAACCCCTTTCTCTGGTACGTCGTTCCGGGACCGCGCGCCCTGGACATCAAGCCGATCGAATACGACCTGACGCCGTTCGCCGGGATTCTCAACGACGGCCGCCCGCACCGGGTCGAGGTCTCCGTCGTCGGCGTCCCCGAGGGACGGAGCGGCTGGAGCACCCCGGTCAACGTCCTCGTCCACCAGGACGCCAAGAGCACGCACGTCGGCGGGAAGCTCACCGTGCACAAGAGCGCGGACCTCGTGAACTCCTCCACGTACACGCCGGGTTCGGACCATCGCGTAGCCACGGAGGGTGGTCATCGGCTGACCGCCGCCGGATACGTCGACACCTCGCACGGGCGAGTCACGACCACCGTCCGTCGTGCCCTCGCGAACACCTCCACGCACCGCTGGACCGACGGCGAGACCGTCGACTCCCTGGACGCCACATGGGCGGACGACGAGTCGGTCACCGTCGACGGGCGCGGACCGGCCCGTACGACGCACACCCGGCGGACGTACACGATGGACGGCACCACCACGCTCGGAGCCGCCGACCGGCTGCGGACCGTGCTGACCCTCGGTGACCGTGCCGCGGTGACGGAGGCGCGCGAGGGCCGACGCACCGCGTGGACGCGGTTCGACGACACCTACAAGGGCGACGCGACGTACACGGCGAACGTGCCCCGCGACCAGCGGCACGCGGTCGGGACCACGAGCGAGCGCTATCGGATCCACGGACCGGCCCGGTGCTACGACCGCTCTCTGACGACCGTTCAGGGAGTGCTCATCGGCAATCACCGAGGCTGCTGA
- a CDS encoding cation:dicarboxylase symporter family transporter — protein sequence MPPSVPSLPRRVARILRTSLFAQVACALVLGIVVGKLWPDAATELQPLGDGFTRLIKTIISPLVFCVVVVGIAKAGDLKAFGRIGLKALVWFEVASTLALLIGLLAANVVQPGSGMNVDPSQLDTSAVEATTGGGSLPSTTEFFLNALPQSFIGAFAENELLQVLILACLVGAALLHLGHTKVPKVLPAVEQAQEIIFAIVGFIMRLAPIAVFGAMAFLIGQYGLGVIETYAKLIILCYAAAALFLVLLGVALKAVTGLSLWKFVRYIREEMLLALGTASTESVMPRVMQKLRRAGARDDAVGLVLPTGYSFNLDGASLYLSIGTLFIAQAVGVDLSLSQQITVVLVLMLTSKGMAGIPGSAFLALSATASSLGAIPAGAVALLLGVDRIMDSMRVVTNLLGNCVAVFAVSRWEGALDADRARKVLNGEIVPTEDDDEGGPTVPEADGGKGAPSAAKGQVADVPVVPVAADPDGKLAAVPAQSVKEPAPEAD from the coding sequence GTGCCACCGTCCGTCCCGTCCCTGCCGCGACGCGTCGCACGCATACTGCGTACCTCTCTCTTCGCGCAGGTCGCCTGCGCGCTCGTACTCGGAATCGTCGTCGGGAAGCTGTGGCCGGACGCGGCCACGGAACTCCAGCCGCTCGGCGACGGTTTCACCCGGCTCATCAAGACGATCATCTCCCCCCTGGTGTTCTGCGTGGTCGTCGTTGGCATCGCCAAGGCCGGTGACCTGAAGGCGTTCGGCCGGATCGGACTCAAGGCCCTCGTCTGGTTCGAGGTCGCGAGCACCCTCGCCCTGCTCATCGGGCTGCTCGCCGCCAACGTCGTGCAGCCCGGCTCCGGCATGAACGTCGACCCGTCCCAGCTCGACACCTCGGCGGTCGAAGCGACGACCGGGGGCGGATCGCTGCCCTCCACGACCGAGTTCTTCCTCAACGCGCTGCCGCAGAGTTTCATAGGCGCCTTCGCCGAGAACGAGCTTCTGCAGGTGCTGATCCTGGCCTGCCTGGTCGGTGCCGCGCTGCTGCACCTCGGACACACCAAGGTGCCGAAGGTGCTGCCCGCCGTCGAACAGGCGCAGGAGATCATCTTCGCGATCGTCGGCTTCATCATGCGGCTCGCACCGATCGCGGTGTTCGGCGCGATGGCCTTCCTGATCGGGCAGTACGGACTCGGCGTGATCGAGACCTACGCCAAGCTGATCATCCTGTGCTACGCCGCCGCCGCGCTGTTCCTCGTCCTGCTCGGCGTCGCGCTCAAGGCGGTCACCGGGCTCAGCCTCTGGAAGTTCGTCCGCTACATCCGCGAGGAGATGCTGCTCGCGCTCGGTACCGCGTCCACCGAGTCGGTCATGCCGCGCGTGATGCAGAAGCTGCGCCGGGCCGGTGCCCGCGACGACGCGGTGGGCCTGGTGCTGCCCACGGGCTACTCGTTCAACCTCGACGGTGCCTCGCTCTACCTGTCCATCGGCACGCTGTTCATCGCCCAGGCCGTGGGCGTGGACCTGAGCCTGAGTCAGCAGATCACCGTGGTCCTGGTGCTCATGCTGACCAGCAAGGGCATGGCGGGCATTCCCGGTTCGGCGTTCCTCGCCCTGTCCGCGACCGCCTCCTCGCTGGGGGCCATCCCCGCCGGCGCCGTCGCCCTGCTGCTCGGTGTGGACCGCATCATGGACTCGATGCGCGTCGTGACGAACCTGCTCGGCAACTGCGTCGCCGTCTTCGCCGTGTCCCGCTGGGAGGGCGCGCTGGACGCCGACAGGGCGAGGAAGGTCCTGAACGGCGAGATCGTGCCGACGGAGGACGACGACGAGGGCGGGCCGACCGTGCCGGAAGCGGACGGCGGCAAGGGCGCGCCGTCCGCGGCGAAGGGGCAGGTCGCCGACGTCCCGGTGGTGCCGGTCGCGGCCGACCCCGACGGCAAGCTGGCGGCCGTACCGGCTCAGTCGGTCAAGGAACCGGCCCCGGAAGCCGACTGA